Within the Novosphingobium pentaromativorans US6-1 genome, the region GGCGGGATATGCCCCGGCCCAAGTGATCTACCTGGGATCGATGTCCAAGCTGCTCTTGCCTGCCTTGCGCATCGGCTACATGGCCGCGCCGGAAAAGGTCATCGACGCCATCGCCCACCGTGTTTCGCTGACCGACGGCATGGGCAATACGGTGACCGAGGATGCCGCCGCCGAACTGATCCGCAGCGGTGAGGTGCGTCGCCACGCGCGCAAGGCCTGGAGGGTCTATTCCGAGCGGCGCGAGTCCTTTGCCAGGCTGCTGCACGAGCACCTTGGCGAGCATTGCAGTTTCGCGGTCCCGGATGGCGGGCTGGCCTTCTGGCTGCGCTTTTCCGGCGACCTCGACCTGATCGAGGCGCGGGCGCGGGAGCAGGGCCTGCGCTTTGCCAGCCACCGCTCGTTCATGGCCCGCGATACGGCGGCAAAGGGCATGCGGCTCGGGTTTGCCAGCCTCAACGAAGCGGAAGCCGAACGCGCCATCGCCGCCCTCGCGGTGGCCACCAGGGCGGACTGAGCCGGGAGAATGATCTGGCCCCATCGATTTTTTCGAATTGGGCGTTTTGGCCGACAAATAGGGCGCTAGTCGCGATCCATTAGAAACGAGCCTGACGGGTACGCATCGATCAGGAGTCTCGGCCGCCGTACCTTCCTCTCCCGCGCGGGATTTGCGGCGGCCGAGCAGTGTGCTTTCGGCCTGTGCCGATCCGCTTCTAGCTGCCGCGGCCATACCCGCTTGACGCTGACGGGTGCGGCCAGGCGTGCGATGCTTGCGGGGCCAATGTACGGTCCTGCCCGCCTCATCGGCATGTCGCATTTCACGATGCCATGCTATCTTGCGCGTGCGGCCCGGCCCGGCTTCGGCGGCAGGAAACCTGCACAATAATCCATGTCTCAGCCCGGTGCGCCGATTTTGCCGTTTCCGATCCGTGGCTTGCACGGATCGATCGGGACGCGGCGGGCAATGTGCGGGTCGGAGAGGCCCGGTCAGGAGGGAAGAAAGTCCACGGCTGATCCTTTGGTCCCCTGAACTCGCAAAACTTGGATGTTTTGCTGGACTATGGGCCGGGGGATTGTGGCGAAGTGGCGGCCCGCAGGGAGGACCGCCCGATACGAGCAGATCGCAAGAGCGAAGATCGTTTGCCAGTGGGGGTTAACATGAAGAATGATTTTGAGGTCACTCGCACCAGTGTTTCCGCGGCGCTCCGGCAGCGCGGCAGCCTGACCGTCCTCGCCGCCGCGCTTTGCGCCATCGCCAGCCCGGCCGCCGCGCAGGACTCCAAGGAAATCGTCGTCACCGCACAGCGGGTCAACGCCACCCACGTCGAGAACGGCGGTTCGGCGGGTGTGCTGGGCAACAAGGCCGCCGAAGACCTGCCTTTCAACTTGCGCAGCTACGACGAGACACTGATCCTCAACCAGCAGCCACGTTCGCTGGGCGAAGTGCTCGAGAACGATCCGACCATCCGCACTAGCTACGGTTACGGCAACGCGTCCGAGAACTTCATCATACGTGGTTTCCCGCTCTTTGGCGACGACGTAGGCCTCAATGGCCTCTACGGCATCGCCCCCCGACAGCTGATCGCGCCCGAACTGTTCCAGAGCGTGCAGGTACTCAACGGCGCGAGCGCCTTCGTAAATGGCGCGGCGCCCGGCGGATCGGGTCTGGGCGGCAGCGTCAACCTCGTTCTCAAACGTGCCGGTGCCCAACCGCTGACGCGCGTGACCGGGGGTTATACCTCTGATTCTCATTTCGGCGGCAGTTTCGACGTTGCTCGTCGCTATGGAGATTTTGGCGTTCGCATCAACGGCAACTACCAAGACGGTGAAGTTAGCATAGACCGCGAAGATCGCATGACCCAGGTGCTTGGCGCCGGGTTCGATTGGTCGCACGGGCCGTTGCGTATCTCACTCGATCTCGCTTACCAGAAGGTCGGCGTCGATGGGCTGCGACCGAAAGTTAACCTCTATACCACCGATGTGCCGAAAGTGCCCAAGGCCTCCGCCAATTATGCGCAGGACTACAATTACACCCGGCTGCGCGACCTCTTTGGGGTGTTTAACGCCGAATATGATTTCGCGCCCAATGCTACGCTGTGGGCCAAGGCGGGCGCTCGCGACGGCAGGGAACGCGGCAACTATGGCACGGTCAACGTGACTGATGCCGCGACCGGCGACGGCTACACTACTTCGGCCTCGACCCCGCTCGACCAGAACAACGAGGCTGTCGAAGTCGGTGCGCGGGTCAAGTTGGGCACTGAAGTGACCAACGAGATCTCGCTGGGCGCCAATGCCAACTGGCAGGAATTCCGCACCGCCTACGACTTCTTCTGGGGTGCAGACTTTGCGGGCAAGCCTACCAACATCTATGAAACCCCGCAGTCGACGGTGGCGTCCTCCTCCTTCGCTGGCGGCGACCTCGACAATCCGTTCCCGATCACCCGCAACAGGCTCTGGAGCGTTTTCGCGGCGGACACCGTAGGCTTCTGGGACGGCCGGGTGATGGTGACCGGCGGTCTACGGCTCCAGTCGATCGACGTGAAAAGCTACGCCTATAACGACGCCTTTGACGGCAGCTATTCGGCGGGCAACCTGACTAGCCGTTACCGGAAGGACGAAATCACTCCGGTGGTGGGCCTCGTCGTCAAGCCGATTGAGTCGATCTCGCTTTACGCCAACCGCATCGAGGCGCTGCAGCAGGGCCCGACCGCGGGGGCCGATGCGCTCAACGTGGGCGAAGTTTTCGCGCCTTACGTTTCGACCCAGTACGAGTTTGGCGGCAAGGTTCAGTTCGGGCCGATGTTCGTGGGTCTTTCGTTCTACCAGATCAAGAAGCCTAACGCCTTCACCGATCCCGACACGCGAATCTTTGGCCTTAACGGCGAACAGCGAAACCGAGGCGTGGAGTTCACGCTCAACGGTGAGATCGTGCACGGGCTTCGCCTGATTTCGGGCTTCGCTGTCACCGATGCTAAGCTCAACAAGACCGGCGATGCCACCGAAGGCAATGACGCCAAAGGCGTGCCCGATTGGACCGCGAACGCCAACCTCGAGTGGGACACCCCGCTCGATGGCTTCACGCTCACCGGCCGGGTGACTTATACCGGTAAGCAGTGGGTTGATAACGCCAACACCATGCGTTTGTCCGACTGGGCAGTGTTCAACCTTGGTGCGCGCTACGTGATGGCGGCGGGTGAAGTGCCGGTGACCATGCGCGTCGGCGTCGATAACGTTGCCGACAAGCGGTACTGGGCCTCAGCTTACGACAGCTTCGGCACTGCCCTGCTGCAAGGCGCGCCTCGGACCTACAAGGCTTCCATCTCGGCTGACTTCTGAAGAAGCCAGCCTAGACTGCGGCCCGGCGCCTTTCCTCTCCCTCCCGCCGGGCCGCAGATCCTTTCCGATATGAGGGGACCAGCGCCGGACTTTCCGGCCATGCCCCAAGAGAAGGTCATGTTCGAAAACGACGACGTCGATCCGCAGATCCGGGACTTCCTGAACCGCATGTTCGCGTCCTCGGCCGCGCTCGGTTCGCGGCCCGGGCTGTCCGCGCCGGAACGGCGTGCGATTGCCGAGCGTCAGCGCGAGCCATGGGTGCGGGGCGGCCCTGCGATGCATGCCAGCGAAGAGCTGCGCGTCGGGCAGTCCCAGGTGCGCGTCCGGATCCACCGGCCGGTGGCGGACGCGGACCTGCCGGTGCTCGTCTATCTCCACGGCGGCGGCTGGACCCTGTTCAGCATCGACACGCATGACCGCCTGATGCGTGAGTATGCGGCGCGCTCGGGCTGCGCTGTTCTCGGCATCGACTATGCACTGGCGCCCGAGCACCGCTTTCCGCGCGCGCTGGACGACATTGCGCAAGTGCTCGACTGGCTGGCCGCGAAAGGCGCCGACCACGGGCTCGATCCGGCGCGATATGCTCTCGGCGGCGACAGCGCCGGCGCGAACCTCTCGGTTGCCGCGGCCATCGACCGGCGCGATGCTGGGGCCGCCATGCCCTGCGGACTGCTCCTGAATTACGGGGCCTTCGACGGCGAATGGCGCGCCAGCTACGAGCGCTACGGCGACGGCGACCGCTATATGCTGACCGGGCCCGAGATGGACGAGTTCTGGGAAAGCTACCTCGGCGCCGATGCCCTTTCACCGGAGAGGATGGATCCGCGCGCCCGGGTCTTCCACGCCGAATTGCATGGCCTGCCGCCGAGCTGGCTGTGCGTCGCGCGCTGCGACATCCTTCTGGACGAGAATGTGCTGATGGCCGAACGCCTGACCGCGGCGGGCGTCGAGGCGCACCTGAAGATCTACGATGGCGCCACGCACAGCTTCCTGGAAGCTGTGGCGATTTCCTCGATTGCCGACAGGGCCATTGCCGAAGCATCCGAGTGGCTTGCCGCAGTGCTGGATTAAAATCCTGCGAACTGGCTGCAAGGCCATGGCGTACGGGCGCTATCCCGTATAAGGCGGCGCCATGCTTCGCCTATCCGACCTGGCACTCCCACTCGATCACAGTTCCGCCGAGCTCGAGCAGGCCGTCATCGCCCGCCTGGGCATCGATCCTGCCGATCTTGAGCGGATGACCATCGTGCGCCGCGGCAACGACGCCCGGCGCAAGGCCGCGATCAAGCTGGTCTATTCGCTCGACATCGTGCTGCGCAACGAGGCCGAGGTGCTGGCGCGCTTCGCCGACGACCAGCACGTGCGGCAGACGCCGGACACGTCCTACAAGTTCGTGACCCATGCGCCCGCGAACTATGACGGTCCGCGCCCGGTCGTGATCGGGGCGGGGCCCTGCGGCCTGCTGGCCGGGCTGGTTCTGGCGCAGATGGGCTTCCGGCCGATCATCGTCGAACGCGGCAAGGCCGTGCGCGAGAGGACCAAGGATACCTGGGGGCTGTGGCGCCGCTCGGTCCTCAACCCGGAAAGCAACGTGCAGTTCGGCGAAGGCGGTGCCGGTACCTTCTCTGACGGCAAGCTCTACAGCCGCATCAAGGACCAGCGCCATCTGGGCCGCAAGGTCCTGTCCGAATTCGTCAAGGCGGGGGCGCCCGACGACATCCTCACCGAGGCGCATCCCCACATCGGCACCTTCCGCCTGGTGACGATGGTCATGTCGATGCGCGAGACGATCGAAAAGCTGGGCGGCGAGTACCGCTTCCAGACCCGGGTCGAGGACTTCGAGATCGAAGAGGGCGCCGACGGTGAACGCCGCCTCGTCGGCCTGCATCTGTCCGATGGCGAATATCTGCCCGCACGCCACGTGATCATGGCCGTCGGTCACTCTGCGCGCGATACCTTCTACAAGCTGCACGAGCGCGGCGTGCATATCGAGGCGAAGCCCTTTGCCATCGGTGTGCGCATCGAACATCCGCAAAGCTGGATCGATACCGCCCGCTACGGGCCGAGCGCGGGCAACAAGATTCTGGGCGCGGCGGCCTATTCGCTTTCGCACAAGTGCTCGAACGGGCGCGTGGTCTATTCGTTCTGCATGTGCCCGGGCGGTCGCGTCGTTGCCGCCACGTCCGAGGAGGGCCGTGTCGTCACCAACGGCATGAGCCAGTACTCGCGCGCCGAATTCAACGCCAATTCGGGTATCGTCGTCGATATCGATCCGGAGCGCGACTATCCCGGCGATCCGCTGGCGGGCATCGCCTTCCAGCGCAAGTTCGAGGAACTGGCCTACAAGGCGGGCGGCTCCAACTACAAGGCGCCGGGCCAGAAGCTCGGCGATTTCCTTGCCGGACGGCCTTCCACCGAGTTCGGCGTCGTCACGCCCAGCTATCAGCCCGGCGTGCACCTGACCGACCTCAGCGAGTGTCTGCCCGACTATGTGATCGAATCCATTCGCGAGGCGCTGCCCGTGTTCGGACGACAGGTGCCGGGATACGATCATCCCGACGTGGTGATGACCGGTGTCGAAACGCGCACCTCCTCGCCGGTGCGGATTACCCGAGGTCGCGACTACCAGAGCCTCAACACCCGCGGTCTCTACCCGGCGGGTGAGGGTGCAGGCTATGCGGGCGGCATCCTCAGCGCCGCGGTCGACGGCATTCGCGTGGCCGAGGCGCTGGCTCTCGAACTGGTGTCCGAGCCGGTTCCGGCGTGACCGCAAGCTACGATGCGATCGTGCTCGGCGCAGGTGCGGCCGGGCTGTTCTGTGCTGCCACGGCGGGTCAGCGCGGTCGGCGCGTGCTGCTGCTCGACCATGCCGCGCAAGTGGGCAAGAAGATCCTGATTTCCGGCGGCGGGCGCTGCAACTTCACCAATATCCATACCGGCCCTGACCGCTATCTTTCGCAGAACCCGCATTTCGCGAAGTCGGCGCTCAGCCGCTACACCGCGCAGGATTTCCTGGCGCTGGTCGAAAGCCATGGCATCGCCTGGCATGAAAAGACGCTGGGCCAGCTCTTCTGCGACCAGAGCGCCAGGCAGATCGTCGCGATGCTGCTGGAGGAATGCGCCAAGGGCGGCGTCGAGGTACACTGCGGCGATGCCGTCGGCGGCGTCGACCATGCCGACGGCGCCTACCGCGTGCGCTACGGCGATAGCGAGGCGAGCGCGCCTGCGCTGGTGATCGCTACCGGCGGTCCCTCGATCCCGAAGATGGGCGCAAGCGGCTTCGCCTACGACCTGGCCCGCCAGTTCGGCCTGAAGGTCGTGCAGCCGCGTCCGGCGCTGGTGCCCTTGACCCTGCCGGGCGATGACACGCTGTTTCGCGAGCTTTCGGGCGTGTCCACCGAAGTGATCGCCCGTGTCGAGGGTAAGGGGAAGGGCGCTCCGGCCTTTCGCGAGGCGGCGCTGTTCACCCACCGCGGCCTTTCCGGCCCGGCGATCCTGCAGATCTCCAGCTACTGGCAGCGCGGCGATACCGTGACCACGCAGTTCGTGCCGGACCGCGCGGAGGGGTGGCTGAAGCAGGCGAAGCGCGATCGTCCGAAGGCGACATTGCGCAAGTTGCTCTCCGAAGACCTGCCCGATCGCTTGTCCCAGGCGCTGTGCGACAGGCTCGGCCTTGCCGGCGATCTGGGCAACCTCTCCGACAAGGCGCTCGGCGCGGCCGAAGCGAAGCTGGCGCGCTGGCCCTTCGTGCCCGACGGCAGCGAGGGCTTCGCCAAGGCGGAAGTGACGGCCGGCGGCATCGACACGCGCGGTATCTCGTCCAAGACCATGGAAGCGCTCAAGGTGCCCGGCCTCTACGTCATCGGCGAGGCTGCCGATGTCACGGGGTGGCTGGGCGGCTACAACTTCCAGTGGGCCTGGGCGAGCGCGAGGGCGGCCGGGCTGGCGATCTAGTTCCGGCGGGCTAGGCGTTTGTTGCCAGCCTGACTTATGCCTTCAGGTTCATTTGTCCAGCAACCTGGTCTGGATACTTTCGCGCGAGAACAGCCGTTCGACACGTTCGTCGTCTACGCTCAGGCCGGAGGTGAACTGGCCGTCGCCAAAGAGGGCGGCGAGCTGTTCGATGCTCTTGAGGCCCGAAAGGTCGGAGCCATTCCAGGTCAGACCATGGCGCAGGGCCGCGCGCCCCATAAGATCGCGGTGCATGGAGACAATTGCCGAGCGGGCAACGCATTCCTGCACGGTCACGGACTGGAAAATCCAGCCATCGCTCGTGCGAACGACATAGTCGATGTTCACTGCGTGGCTCGGGTTGTCCTCCTCCCCGTATTCCAGGTCCTTGATGGCCAGATACTGGCCTTCGGCTTCATTGAACGGGAACAGGCTGATGACAGCGCGCCTGCTGTCCTTGGTCGAAATCTCGAATTGGCCGGTGTCGAGAAGGCGAATGGTCGTCGGGAGGAGTCCGTCCTCATGATAGGGGTTGGCCTGAAGGTAGCGGCCGGCCAGCCCCTCGGGCTTTGCCAGTTCGCCCAGCGTTCCCAAGGTGCCGGGCTGCAGAGCCACTCCGACCAGCGCCGGTTGCATCGATTCCGGATCGAGCCGCAGTTCCTCGCCCGGCTCTCCGCGCGCGCGCGGCGCCAGCATTATTGTGCTGCGTTGCATGCTCAGGGCACCGAGAAAGTCCGGATCGCGAAACATTGCCAGCACGGCATCGGCCGTAAGCGGGCTTTCGATCGTGGTGCCATCGCCAACATGCAGGCTTAGTCCGTGACGCGCGGCAATGCTGCGTGCGTAAGCCACGTTCTGTTCTGCGAACGGCGACTCGCGGGACAGTTCGATCGTGCTCATGCCCCATGCGCCCGACTTCAGCCGTTCAAGCACTGCGTACTGAACCGTTTCCTCGTTCGTGTTCATCACGAAGAGGAAGGAGTCGGGCCCGGCAAGGGGGATCACCTGGTTGTGCGTCGTCTCCGCGCCCTTGCGGTCGGTGACCCAGATGACGCCGCCGTTCTTGTCCCGGCGGAACAGGTTGTAGGCGATGGATTTGGGCGCATTTTCGATATTCAGGCGCAGGCCGAGCAGGTCAGCCGGCTGAACCAGCGCCGAGCGCACGAAATGCGGATTTTCGCTCTGGAAGCATGCGGCCAACAGTAGCGGCAGCATCGCGATGCAAAGACGCCTGATCATGACAGCCCCCCGGCAGGTTTGAT harbors:
- a CDS encoding alpha/beta hydrolase — translated: MPQEKVMFENDDVDPQIRDFLNRMFASSAALGSRPGLSAPERRAIAERQREPWVRGGPAMHASEELRVGQSQVRVRIHRPVADADLPVLVYLHGGGWTLFSIDTHDRLMREYAARSGCAVLGIDYALAPEHRFPRALDDIAQVLDWLAAKGADHGLDPARYALGGDSAGANLSVAAAIDRRDAGAAMPCGLLLNYGAFDGEWRASYERYGDGDRYMLTGPEMDEFWESYLGADALSPERMDPRARVFHAELHGLPPSWLCVARCDILLDENVLMAERLTAAGVEAHLKIYDGATHSFLEAVAISSIADRAIAEASEWLAAVLD
- a CDS encoding NAD(P)/FAD-dependent oxidoreductase, which codes for MTASYDAIVLGAGAAGLFCAATAGQRGRRVLLLDHAAQVGKKILISGGGRCNFTNIHTGPDRYLSQNPHFAKSALSRYTAQDFLALVESHGIAWHEKTLGQLFCDQSARQIVAMLLEECAKGGVEVHCGDAVGGVDHADGAYRVRYGDSEASAPALVIATGGPSIPKMGASGFAYDLARQFGLKVVQPRPALVPLTLPGDDTLFRELSGVSTEVIARVEGKGKGAPAFREAALFTHRGLSGPAILQISSYWQRGDTVTTQFVPDRAEGWLKQAKRDRPKATLRKLLSEDLPDRLSQALCDRLGLAGDLGNLSDKALGAAEAKLARWPFVPDGSEGFAKAEVTAGGIDTRGISSKTMEALKVPGLYVIGEAADVTGWLGGYNFQWAWASARAAGLAI
- a CDS encoding NAD(P)/FAD-dependent oxidoreductase, giving the protein MLRLSDLALPLDHSSAELEQAVIARLGIDPADLERMTIVRRGNDARRKAAIKLVYSLDIVLRNEAEVLARFADDQHVRQTPDTSYKFVTHAPANYDGPRPVVIGAGPCGLLAGLVLAQMGFRPIIVERGKAVRERTKDTWGLWRRSVLNPESNVQFGEGGAGTFSDGKLYSRIKDQRHLGRKVLSEFVKAGAPDDILTEAHPHIGTFRLVTMVMSMRETIEKLGGEYRFQTRVEDFEIEEGADGERRLVGLHLSDGEYLPARHVIMAVGHSARDTFYKLHERGVHIEAKPFAIGVRIEHPQSWIDTARYGPSAGNKILGAAAYSLSHKCSNGRVVYSFCMCPGGRVVAATSEEGRVVTNGMSQYSRAEFNANSGIVVDIDPERDYPGDPLAGIAFQRKFEELAYKAGGSNYKAPGQKLGDFLAGRPSTEFGVVTPSYQPGVHLTDLSECLPDYVIESIREALPVFGRQVPGYDHPDVVMTGVETRTSSPVRITRGRDYQSLNTRGLYPAGEGAGYAGGILSAAVDGIRVAEALALELVSEPVPA
- a CDS encoding TonB-dependent receptor, translated to MKNDFEVTRTSVSAALRQRGSLTVLAAALCAIASPAAAQDSKEIVVTAQRVNATHVENGGSAGVLGNKAAEDLPFNLRSYDETLILNQQPRSLGEVLENDPTIRTSYGYGNASENFIIRGFPLFGDDVGLNGLYGIAPRQLIAPELFQSVQVLNGASAFVNGAAPGGSGLGGSVNLVLKRAGAQPLTRVTGGYTSDSHFGGSFDVARRYGDFGVRINGNYQDGEVSIDREDRMTQVLGAGFDWSHGPLRISLDLAYQKVGVDGLRPKVNLYTTDVPKVPKASANYAQDYNYTRLRDLFGVFNAEYDFAPNATLWAKAGARDGRERGNYGTVNVTDAATGDGYTTSASTPLDQNNEAVEVGARVKLGTEVTNEISLGANANWQEFRTAYDFFWGADFAGKPTNIYETPQSTVASSSFAGGDLDNPFPITRNRLWSVFAADTVGFWDGRVMVTGGLRLQSIDVKSYAYNDAFDGSYSAGNLTSRYRKDEITPVVGLVVKPIESISLYANRIEALQQGPTAGADALNVGEVFAPYVSTQYEFGGKVQFGPMFVGLSFYQIKKPNAFTDPDTRIFGLNGEQRNRGVEFTLNGEIVHGLRLISGFAVTDAKLNKTGDATEGNDAKGVPDWTANANLEWDTPLDGFTLTGRVTYTGKQWVDNANTMRLSDWAVFNLGARYVMAAGEVPVTMRVGVDNVADKRYWASAYDSFGTALLQGAPRTYKASISADF